Part of the Bacteroidota bacterium genome is shown below.
CCCGGTGGAACGGCATGCCAAATATGAGTGACTTCGGAACCGTGCTGGGTTTGAACAACCTTCGAAAGACCCGACTCAGAACTGGCTTTTTGGCCATGTTTAACCTCTAATATATTTCAGAAACCTCTTGTTAATCATTTTTCCTTAAGACGAAGTTTCATCGCTGGATTTTCCTCCACCAATTTCTTGAAAACCGCCTCAAAGTTTTCATCCGGAGCAAGCTCGCGCTGCACAAAAATTCCAGTACGGCCAATATCGGCCCGCCGTGTCAGAACTTGTACACGTTCTCGCACAATTTCTAAACCAACGTCGACCCGTTTCGCCACCTCAGCTTCTCTGCCTATAACTGGGCTTTCGACATGTCCCCGCGGTATGGGCTCGATCAACATCAGGCGTTTATCCACGCCCGGCACACGAACTGTTCGCTTGACCTGTTCGAGGTTCGCCGCTCCCCCGAAATAATAGAACTCAAGCTCCAGCTGTTTCGGCTTCACCAGCGGGAAAGTGGTCGAACGGTCTTCTTCGATGTAGAGGTGCGCTTTGGGGAGCTGCCAAGGGGTCGCCATGATTATCTCCCGCTTCGTCAGCTCGAGCTTGGCCTCACGAAGGGCCAGCTCAACCTTGTAGGATGGCACGACGTAGGGGACGAACACATCGATGTCGCTGCTTTTGCCGACGTCACCTCGGGCGACACTCCCGTGCACGATCGGATCGAACCCTTGCTTTGATAGTGCTTCCATCAATTCAAGCGTACGCGCTCGAAACTCCTTGAAAAGTCGCCAGCGCTCCTCATCGTAAACGACTTCTGCAACATCAGCGGCACGAACAGGTCTAACCATGCTAGAGCCCTACGACGCGGTCGCCCACGACAAAGGTCTTTCCCGAAAGGTGTAATAGGGGTTTGACCTGCTCGACGTTTAGTTTGCCAACCTTAAGCGCGTTTTTCTGCAAATTTACTGCCACAACCCGTCCTGCTATCACAACGTACTCGGGTCCCCGCTGCATCCACTCGAGCTTGCACTCGAAGTTAGCAAAACACTCGACTACGCGGGGCGGCTTCACCTTCTCGGATGGCTCCCAGCGCAGGCCTGCTTCCTTGAGCTCGTTGACACCGTGGGGAAAC
Proteins encoded:
- a CDS encoding nucleotidyltransferase domain-containing protein, whose product is MVRPVRAADVAEVVYDEERWRLFKEFRARTLELMEALSKQGFDPIVHGSVARGDVGKSSDIDVFVPYVVPSYKVELALREAKLELTKREIIMATPWQLPKAHLYIEEDRSTTFPLVKPKQLELEFYYFGGAANLEQVKRTVRVPGVDKRLMLIEPIPRGHVESPVIGREAEVAKRVDVGLEIVRERVQVLTRRADIGRTGIFVQRELAPDENFEAVFKKLVEENPAMKLRLKEK
- a CDS encoding flavin reductase family protein; this translates as MNIALEDFYKLVAPRPIALIVTVDKEGKINAAPMSFVMPIEMDPPIIAFSTGYDGDTYKNISETGEFVIGMVGEKIKKEMYVCGKSFPHGVNELKEAGLRWEPSEKVKPPRVVECFANFECKLEWMQRGPEYVVIAGRVVAVNLQKNALKVGKLNVEQVKPLLHLSGKTFVVGDRVVGL